A part of Deltaproteobacteria bacterium genomic DNA contains:
- a CDS encoding helicase, which produces MKESPSDHISNTNWHFSTDHGQVCQVIEAQNLWGETICRVWLPSQDTVVRLPASRLKSLKEAGICTADSIVYVTAAARVSDALTQDVLLAPIESSVIPLPHQIRALSRAIANDRVRYLLA; this is translated from the coding sequence ATGAAGGAATCACCTTCTGATCATATAAGTAATACAAACTGGCATTTTAGCACTGACCATGGGCAGGTGTGCCAAGTTATTGAAGCCCAGAACTTATGGGGGGAGACGATCTGCCGGGTCTGGCTGCCCAGCCAGGATACAGTAGTACGCCTACCCGCTTCAAGGCTCAAATCTCTGAAAGAAGCTGGCATCTGCACCGCCGACAGCATCGTCTATGTAACGGCGGCCGCGCGAGTATCCGATGCGCTGACCCAGGACGTCCTGCTGGCGCCCATCGAGTCCTCCGTTATCCCGTTGCCGCATCAGATCAGAGCTTTATCCCGCGCTATTGCCAATGACCGGGTGCGCTATCTCCTGGCG